The Tenuifilum thalassicum genome includes the window TCAAGCCAGATTGGCATTCAGTGGTTAGATGTTCACATGCGCCAAGTGTTTCAACTATTGGTTTGCTTTCGGGTTCATCGTTAAAGTCACCTATAATAAGAATACGCGCGGTTGGGTAAAAAATTTTAATCGAGTCTACTTTATCCCTTAACGTAATAGCTGCGGCAATTCTACCACTTTCCGATTTAAGTTCCCCGCCGTATTTAGAAGGCCAATGATTTACGAAAACATGAAGCGTGTCGTTGCCCATCAAACATCGGGCATAAACGATTTCGCGAGTTGAGCGAGAAGAGTCATCGGGGAATATTACCCGTATAAACTCTCGCTCTTGAACTTTAACTTTATTTGGTCGATAAATTAGGGCAACGTCAATGCCACGTTTATCTGGCGATTCACGGTGAATAATCCTGTATCCAAATTTGCTTAATGGCGTTTCGTTTACTAGTTTATGCAGCACAAAACCATTCTCAATTTCGCATAGACCTACCATTACAGGTGGCTCATAACCACCAACAGCCATTATCACCTTATAAATGTTATTAATTTTACGCTCCATTTTATCCCAGGTCCAGTGGCGTACTCCTGTTGGAGTAAACTCATTATCGAGCTTTAAGGAATCGTCAAATGGGTCAAATAGGTTCTCAACGTTGTAAAACATTATTCTATATCGAGGCTCAGTGTTACTTTGACCATACACCGAGAAAACAGTAATAGATAGGAAAAGGAAAACTAAATATTTGAATAATGGTGGTACTCTCATCATACTTACTGGATTTTATTCAATCCTTTCAAAGGCTCCTATATCAGGCTTTCCATCGTTAAGCCTATTTTCTCCATTTAAATCAATTGGGAATCTATTTGCGATATCAATATTTCCAATGTCCTTGGCAGGGCTTAAGGTATCAAGTTCAAAACACCAATCTTCGATATTTTTAAACTTTGGATTATCTCTTGTTGTTCGGGTAAAGTGCAAGGGGTTGTCGAGATTGAAATCCGTAGGGACTTTTAAAATACAATCGGTAAACGAGTAGTTGAACTCTGCGCTTACAGGTTGCCCATTATACATGTAGTCCAGACCAATTTCGTTTGAAATGCTGCCGTAAATGATTGAGTTAAAGAATGATGCCTCAGTTAGGTCTCGAGGGATAACCTGTGTGGGACTTTCTTCTGATTGCTGGTAGGTGTAGTAGTTATTAAGAAGGAGTGCTGGTCCTTTCCTGAAGATATAGTCGCCCCAATAGTTAGCAATGGTTGAATGGTAAAACCTATACTCGCCCCCCAGTGTTAGTGCTACACAGCTGTAGGCCGAGTTGTAAAAAAGGCAGTTATCAGCTTCAACTTTCGCTCCACGACCTAAGAATGCAACATAACTGGCGTTCCCAATTTTTGAATGCGATAGTGTTAGTGTGGGAGTTCCTGGTGTAACACATGTATCAACAATAAGTCCAATAACAGCATTTTTAATATCGGCCCATTCAATTACATTTTCTTTTGAACCAGCAGCCAGCCAAACACCAGACCATTGCCCACCTTTATCGGCATAAAAATCCTCAAGCCTGTCGCCTTGCATGGTTACCTGGTTATCGAAAGTCCCCAAAACTTTTAATGTGCCAGATACTACAAGTTGAGCATTGTTGTGAAAGGAGAGCCTAGTACCAGCCGGAATGGTAAGAGTAACATTGGGCTTTACGTATAGATAGTTATAAATAAGGTGAGGCTTGTTGGGCTGTAATACAGAGTCTGTTGTAACAGTGGTAGAGTTGTATAGGTAAACATCTTGTCCCCAGGCCACAAGTTTAACATCTTGTATGTTTGAGTTAGTTGTAAATATTATGGAATCGGGAATTAGCAAGGGTGCATCGGTTTGGTTTGGGTCGATAGTAACCTCAACAAAAACAAATAGGCTGTCGTTGGAGCGGAGAGGAATGTCATTTACAACGGGCCCAGGTCTTCCGTCAACATTTATTCTGTATGGAGAGCTCTCACCACCTGCTAGCTTAATCTCCGAAATTTTAATGTCTCGTTTACTTTTATTGTAAACTTTTAGGTATCGAGTTGAAGAACCAATTGTTGTAAATACAGTATCGAAAAGAATGGTATCGCTACTAAATGAGAGCTTTATTGAGGGGTCGGATGTAAACCGTTCCTGTTCACACGAAAAAAGAAGAAGAACCGAAAGTGTTGCAAAGAAAGCGCCATTTAGTAACTGTTTAAGCATTTGTTCTTGTGGTTTGGTGATGATTTATGTTAATTTATTATTTTTGATTATCTTGTATGCAAATATACTTTAACTAAAATGAAGGTCAAGCTATTCGTCCCAATTTTAATTTTAACTTCTGTTCTTATGTCATGTAAACAACGGCAAAAAGTCGATTTAATTATTACCAATGGAAATATTTATACTGTAGATTCTTCTTTCTCAGTTGTTCAAAGTATTGCCGTTTCAGATGGAATAATTTTAGCAACAGGCTCAAACGATGATATTCTATCAGCCTATAAATCGGAGAAGGTCATTGACCTTGATGGTAAATTTGTTTATCCGGGTTTTATTGATGCTCACTGCCATTTTCTGGGATACGGATTAAATTTAACACATGCTTGGTTAGGGAATGCCCAATCGTGGGATGAGGTTGTTGAGCGTTTAAAAAGTCATTATGAGGCGAATCCTACAGAGTGGGTGCAAGGGCGTGGGTGGAACCAAAATGAGTGGAGCGTTAAAGAGTTTCCTACTAACGATTTACTGAATAAGGTGTTTCCAGATACTCCCGTTTTTATTGTAAGAATCGATGGGCACGCTGCAATTGCTAACGAAAAGGCTCTTAAAATTGCGGGGATTACCTCTCAAACCGTTGTTGACGGAGGCGAGGTTTTAACCAAAGATGGAAAGCCTACGGGTGTGTTGGTTGACAATGCAATGGAGCTAGTTCGAAAACATATTCCAAAACCTGATATGAAGGAAAAGACGCTGGCATTAATAAATGCCCAGAAAAATTGCTTTGCAGTTGGGCTAACTGGTGTGCATGATGCAGGGCTTGATGCTGATGAGGTTGAACTAATCGATTCATTGCAAAAAGAGGGTAAGCTAAAAATGCGGATTAATGCCATGCTAAATCCTACTATCGAGAACTATGAAAAGTTCATAAGTAAAGGAGTATGTAAAACCGATTTCTTAACCATTCGCTCAGTGAAAATCTATGCCGATGGTGCATTGGGTTCTCGAGGTGCGCTATTGTTAGAACCATATAGCGATGATTCAGGCAACAAGGGTATTCAGGTGGTTGAAACTGAGAAACTCGACTCGGTTTGTGCAATGGCTTATAAACATGGCTATCAGGTTTGTACGCATTGTATTGGCGATGCAGCAGTTAGGCTCATGCTCGATATTTATAGTAAATATCTACCTAAAGGTAACGATTTGCGCTGGAGAATAGAGCATTCGCAGATTGTTAATCCTGAGGACCTGCCTCGATATGGCGAGTATTGTGTTGTTCCTTCTATTCAGACAACACATGCTACATCCGATATGTTTTGGGCTGTTAATAGGCTCGGTAGCAGGATTAAATATGCCTACGCATATCACGATTTGCTGGAACAGAATGGGTGGCTCCCCAATGGAAGCGATTTCCCCATTGAGGATATAAATCCGCTTTATGGTTTTTATGCTGGGGTAGCCCGTAAAAATCTTAAAGGTGAGCCTACGGAGGGTTTTCAGATGGAGAATGCATTATCCAGAGAGGAGGCTCTAAGAGCAATGACATTTTGGGCAGCCAAATCGTGTTTTGAGGAGAATAAAAAGGGCAGCATTGAACCAGGAAAGTTTGCCGATTTTGTAATACTTGATGTTGACCTACTAAATTGTGCTATCAACGAGGTTGTAAACGCAAAAGTGGTAAAAACAATTATTAACGGTGAAGTAGTATACGAAAACTAGTGCCATGGATGTAGAAATAGTAAAAGCCGATAAGCGCAATCTGCTTGAAGTTCTTTACATTATTAGAGAATGTTCAAGGCAACTACTTGAAAAGGGGGTAAAGTACTGGAATAACAGTTTAGCAGATTATGTTGAAATAGAGGAGGATATTGCCTCGGGAAGCATTTTTGTTGTAAAAATAAATCATGTAGTTGTAGGAACCATTACACTAAAAGTAGTAGATGAAGGTCAAGCGGTTCTTATTGATAGGCTTGCAATATATCCTGCATATCAAAAAAAAGGATTGGCTCAGAAGCTTATAGAGTTTTCCGTAAATTATGCCAAAGAAATAAATGCGAATAAAATTTTTGGTTACATACCTGTTGATGATAAGAACTTAACTCAGCTCTTGGAACAAAATAATTTTAAAAGAAAAGGAGATGAGTTTACACCTCCCAAAGGTTTTGTGCTTATATCGTACGAATATTTATTTAATGGTTAAGGTTTTTCTTCTAAAAGTACATTTGAAATAATCTGATATAAGCTATCTGCTTCTATTGGCTTAGTAATAAAACCAGTACATCCCATTGCTTTGGCAAGAGCACGTTCATTGCTGAAGGAGTGGGCTGTTTGAATTATAATAGGGACGCTATAATTTATTGACCTTATTTTCTTAAGGGCATCATAACCATTCATTACAGGCATTTTGATATCCAATAAAATTAAATCGATGTTTGGTTGGGAATGAAAAATTTCAACAGCCTCTAAGCCGTTATGGGCTTCCAGAATTTGTATATCAAAGTCTTTAAATAATGTTTTTATGAAAAACATGCTATTGGGTTCATCCTCTGCTATCAGAATGGTTTTCCCTTGTAGGTCTTTTTTAAGCTGATTAAGGTTAATTAGTTGTTTACTTATGTTGGTTTTCCACGATTCCTGGTTTAATGGCATGACAAAGTAGAACTTTGAGCCTGAGCCAACTTCTGATTCAAGCCAGATTCTACCACCTAAAAGTTCGGCAAGCGATTTGCAAATGGATAGTCCCAGTCCTGTTCCCCCGTATAGTTTTGTGGTATTTGTTTCGGCTTGACGGAACCGTTGAAATATAATTTCTTGTTTATCCTTAGGAATGCCAATTCCTGTATCCTTAACAAAAAAGACAATTTCTGTTTTATCCTGGTTTACCTCGTAGCCAAACTCAACGCTTCCTTTTTCGGTAAACTTAAAGGCGTTGCTTATAAAGTTCGATAGAATTTGGCGTACTCGCATTCTATCGGAGTTGATAATAGCTTCAGAATCGGGAAGCGAGGTTGAATAGGTGAAAGAAATTCCTTTTTTGGCAAATTCTGGGTTCGCATTATAGAAGAATGTGTAAATCTCATTTAAAAGGGTGTTGATGTTGAAAGGTTCAGGGACGATGGTTAGCTGTCCAATATCGATTTTTGAAACATCAATAATATCATTGATAAGGGTAAGTAGATGGTCGGCACTAGTAGCTATTATTCCAAGGAATTTTTCACGGTCTTTAGCAGGAGTATCGGGAAAGTTGCGAAGATATTTAGCAAAACCAATAACTCCATTCAACGGTGTTCTAATTTCATGGCTCATGTTTGCTAGAAAAGCCGATTTAAGTCTGTCGCTTTCCTCCGCCTTCTCTAGAGCTTCAACCAGGGCTTTTTCGTTTTCAATACGTTCAGTAATGTCAGTTGCAATTCCTAGCACACCGATTAGTTTGCCTTCTGGCGAAGTCAATTTTTGCTTGTGAATCCTTAATGTATGTTTTAATCCATCGGTAAAAGTTACTTCTTCTGTTACTTCTATTGGTTCGTCTGATTCTATTGCTTTCTGGTCGCTTAGTCGGCATTGCTCCAATTCCTCCTCTGTCATGGAGAAGTCTGAAGTTCCATAGCCTATGTTGTTGCTAAACCATGCATTTATTATGGGATAGTAACCATCAGGGCTCACAATCCAAATGCCAATAGGAGCATTATCAACTATAGATTTTAGAAGAAAGCCTTGGTGCTGAATTTCCTGTTCTCTTTCTTTTTTTTCGGTAATATCTTTAATAGCACTTATCAGCCTAAATAATTTTCCCTGGCTATCAAATTCTGGATAAACGGTGTTGTTAATCCAGTAGGTGTTTCCATTTTTGGCAATAATTCTAACTTCAAAAGATACTTTTTGCCCTGTTTTCAGTCGCTCAACTGACTCTTGGTAAATATGTACATCATCGGGATGTACTATTTTAGCCCATTTCTCAAAAGTATCTATTTCGACAGGCGTATAACCGTATTTATCAATTAGATTAGTGCTGAGCCATTCCCTATTAAAGGAACCATCAGGATTAAAGGTAAGAATTGAGGCAGCATCGGTAGTAAGTGAGGATAGAATTTCAAAGTGTTCCTTTTTTCTACGTAGCTCTTCTTGAGTGCTAAAAAGTTCAGTAATATCTTCTACTATCCCTAAACCACCTTCGATTTTGCCTGTAGTTGGATTGGTTAATGGGGTGGTTTTAAGAAGTATGAAAAGTTGCGCATCGCTCGTAGTTGCTTTATATGGACCGCGATATAAGCCATTTTTCCCTTTGAGAGCATCATGAATGGCTGGCAGTACCGATTGGTCTTTTAGCTCATTCATGTTAAGCCCTACCAGCAGCTCTCTTTTTGATTTTAGTATTTCAACGAAGATGTCATTACATTCTGTAATGACAGCATCTCCATTATACTGAAAAATTCCTATGGGCGATTTTTCAAATATAAAGCGATACTTAAGCTCACCATCATATTCGAAATTATTCTGAAAGTTTTTGTTTCCTAGATTGTTAGAAGCCATAGAAAAAGTTTCGATTTTGCGTAATATACGCTAAAATCGAAACTAATGCAAAGGTATTTCTAAAAAACATTTTTAGCTATTTGGGCAATGTTATCGGCTTTGCCCATGGTGTAAAAATGTAGGGCAGGTACATTAGCTTTTACCAACTCTTTTGATTGCGCAATGGCCCATTCAACTCCTAGCTGTGTAACTTCAGCATTGGTTTTGCATTTCTCTACTTCAAGCACTAGTTCTTGAGGAATATGAACATCAAATACTTTTGGCAGGATATTAAGGTGATGTTTAACGCTTATGGGTTTTAGACCTGGAATTATTGGTACTTTTATTCCTGCTTCGCGGCAGCGTTTAACAAATCTAAAGTAGTGCCGATTGTCGAAAAACATTTGGGTAACGATGTAGCTTGCACCTGCTTCGACCTTCTTTTTGAGATAGTGTATGTCCGAATCGCAGTTAGGCGACTCTGGGTGTTTTTCAGGGTATCCTGCTACACCAATACAAAAGTTAGTAGGTTTAGGTTCCTCCATTAGCTTTTCAAGATAAATCCCTTTGTTTAGGTTAGCAACCTGTTTTACCAAGTCGATAGCATAGCTATGGCCACCTGGTTTTGCCTCAAAGCGGCCAGTTATTTTATCGGCATCCCCACGG containing:
- a CDS encoding endonuclease/exonuclease/phosphatase family protein, with product MMRVPPLFKYLVFLFLSITVFSVYGQSNTEPRYRIMFYNVENLFDPFDDSLKLDNEFTPTGVRHWTWDKMERKINNIYKVIMAVGGYEPPVMVGLCEIENGFVLHKLVNETPLSKFGYRIIHRESPDKRGIDVALIYRPNKVKVQEREFIRVIFPDDSSRSTREIVYARCLMGNDTLHVFVNHWPSKYGGELKSESGRIAAAITLRDKVDSIKIFYPTARILIIGDFNDEPESKPIVETLGACEHLTTECQSGLINLSAMLKSRGFGSYKYQGTWGMIDQIIVSNSLLEKGHHLNTNPSNASVFDNKLLLEPDKRYTGYRPFRTFIGFKYHGGFSDHLPVYIDLLGNGE
- a CDS encoding amidohydrolase — encoded protein: MSCKQRQKVDLIITNGNIYTVDSSFSVVQSIAVSDGIILATGSNDDILSAYKSEKVIDLDGKFVYPGFIDAHCHFLGYGLNLTHAWLGNAQSWDEVVERLKSHYEANPTEWVQGRGWNQNEWSVKEFPTNDLLNKVFPDTPVFIVRIDGHAAIANEKALKIAGITSQTVVDGGEVLTKDGKPTGVLVDNAMELVRKHIPKPDMKEKTLALINAQKNCFAVGLTGVHDAGLDADEVELIDSLQKEGKLKMRINAMLNPTIENYEKFISKGVCKTDFLTIRSVKIYADGALGSRGALLLEPYSDDSGNKGIQVVETEKLDSVCAMAYKHGYQVCTHCIGDAAVRLMLDIYSKYLPKGNDLRWRIEHSQIVNPEDLPRYGEYCVVPSIQTTHATSDMFWAVNRLGSRIKYAYAYHDLLEQNGWLPNGSDFPIEDINPLYGFYAGVARKNLKGEPTEGFQMENALSREEALRAMTFWAAKSCFEENKKGSIEPGKFADFVILDVDLLNCAINEVVNAKVVKTIINGEVVYEN
- a CDS encoding GNAT family N-acetyltransferase produces the protein MDVEIVKADKRNLLEVLYIIRECSRQLLEKGVKYWNNSLADYVEIEEDIASGSIFVVKINHVVVGTITLKVVDEGQAVLIDRLAIYPAYQKKGLAQKLIEFSVNYAKEINANKIFGYIPVDDKNLTQLLEQNNFKRKGDEFTPPKGFVLISYEYLFNG
- a CDS encoding PAS domain-containing hybrid sensor histidine kinase/response regulator, whose protein sequence is MASNNLGNKNFQNNFEYDGELKYRFIFEKSPIGIFQYNGDAVITECNDIFVEILKSKRELLVGLNMNELKDQSVLPAIHDALKGKNGLYRGPYKATTSDAQLFILLKTTPLTNPTTGKIEGGLGIVEDITELFSTQEELRRKKEHFEILSSLTTDAASILTFNPDGSFNREWLSTNLIDKYGYTPVEIDTFEKWAKIVHPDDVHIYQESVERLKTGQKVSFEVRIIAKNGNTYWINNTVYPEFDSQGKLFRLISAIKDITEKKEREQEIQHQGFLLKSIVDNAPIGIWIVSPDGYYPIINAWFSNNIGYGTSDFSMTEEELEQCRLSDQKAIESDEPIEVTEEVTFTDGLKHTLRIHKQKLTSPEGKLIGVLGIATDITERIENEKALVEALEKAEESDRLKSAFLANMSHEIRTPLNGVIGFAKYLRNFPDTPAKDREKFLGIIATSADHLLTLINDIIDVSKIDIGQLTIVPEPFNINTLLNEIYTFFYNANPEFAKKGISFTYSTSLPDSEAIINSDRMRVRQILSNFISNAFKFTEKGSVEFGYEVNQDKTEIVFFVKDTGIGIPKDKQEIIFQRFRQAETNTTKLYGGTGLGLSICKSLAELLGGRIWLESEVGSGSKFYFVMPLNQESWKTNISKQLINLNQLKKDLQGKTILIAEDEPNSMFFIKTLFKDFDIQILEAHNGLEAVEIFHSQPNIDLILLDIKMPVMNGYDALKKIRSINYSVPIIIQTAHSFSNERALAKAMGCTGFITKPIEADSLYQIISNVLLEEKP
- the metF gene encoding methylenetetrahydrofolate reductase [NAD(P)H], with protein sequence MKVIDILNNSKKTLFSFELLPPLKGHNIETIFSTIDKLKPYNPAYINITYHREEVVYTTNSNGVKIPVKLRRRPGTVGLSAAIQQKYGIDVVPHIICGGFDAHETEDALIDLDFLGINNILAVRGDADKITGRFEAKPGGHSYAIDLVKQVANLNKGIYLEKLMEEPKPTNFCIGVAGYPEKHPESPNCDSDIHYLKKKVEAGASYIVTQMFFDNRHYFRFVKRCREAGIKVPIIPGLKPISVKHHLNILPKVFDVHIPQELVLEVEKCKTNAEVTQLGVEWAIAQSKELVKANVPALHFYTMGKADNIAQIAKNVF